A window of Polyodon spathula isolate WHYD16114869_AA chromosome 22, ASM1765450v1, whole genome shotgun sequence contains these coding sequences:
- the LOC121297023 gene encoding protein adenylyltransferase FICD-like has protein sequence MAVLVLRCAGVRVFCGWTPLLCLLLGTLLALLLPLAEVEEKCRATMRGFALLRCHLWGSGVHSTVHSTSLTVPYTEIDILSYKPKPNAEDVLEAKAALHQALEMKRLGKREKAHKLLLHSLNMNPDFVDALTELGIILEEEKDVIQADHLYSKALAISPCNARALVNRDRTQPLVEEIDQRFFSIINSKVRKLMSIPKGNSALRRVMEETYYHHIYHTVAIEGNTLTLSEIRHIIETQYAVPGKSLLEQNEVIGVDAAMKYLNTTLLSRVGSVTITDILEIHRRVLGYVDPVEAGRVRTSQVFVGHHIPPHPQDLDKHLQELVQWLNSEEAMNLHPVEFSALAHYKLVYIHPFVDGNGRTSRLLMNLILMQAGYPPITIRKEQRAEYYNALDMANEGDVRPFIRFIAKCTEMTLDTLLIATTEHSVGLPDASNSNACIDCKQTIPVMN, from the exons ATGGCAGTTTTGGTGTTACGATGCGCTGGTGTCCGGGTCTTCTGTGGCTGGACCCCACTGCTCTGTCTGCTGCTAGGCACGTTGCTGGCGTTGCTGTTGCCCTTGGCTGAGGTGGAAGAGAAATGCCGGGCCACCATGAGGGGGTTTGCACTCCTCAGGTGCCACCTTTGGGGGAGTGGTGTGCATTCCACTGTTCATTCCACCAGCCTCACTGTTCCCTACACTGAGATCGACATCCTTTCATATAAGCCCAAACCCAACGCAG AGGATGTTTTGGAAGCAAAAGCAGCTCTCCACCAGGCACTGGAAATGAAGCGGCTGGGAAAGCGGGAGAAAGCCCACAAGCTCTTGCTGCATTCACTCAACATGAACCCGGACTTTGTGGATGCCCTGACGGAGCTGGGCATCATCCTGGAAGAGGAGAAAGACGTGATCCAGGCAGACCACCTCTATTCCAAGGCGCTGGCTATCTCTCCCTGCAACGCGAGGGCGCTGGTGAACCGGGACCGCACGCAGCCCCTCGTAGAAGAGATCGATCAGAGGTTCTTCAGCATCATCAACAGCAAGGTGCGCAAGCTGATGTCCATTCCAAAAGGGAACTCAGCGCTGCGGAGGGTGATGGAAGAGACTTATTACCACCACATTTACCACACTGTGGCCATTGAGGGGAACACACTGACGCTGTCGGAGATCCGGCACATCATCGAGACACAGTACGCTGTGCCTGGGAAGAGCCTGCTGGAGCAGAATGAAGTGATCGGGGTGGACGCTGCCATGAAGTACCTCAACACCACCCTCCTGTCCAGGGTTGGGTCTGTCACCATCACAGACATCCTGGAGATCCATCGCAGGGTTCTGGGCTACGTGGATCCTGTAGAAGCTGGCAGGGTTAGGACCAGCCAGGTATTTGTGGGGCACCACATTCCTCCTCACCCCCAGGACTTAGACAAGCACTTGCAGGAGCTGGTGCAGTGGTTGAACTCTGAAGAAGCTATGAACCTGCACCCTGTGGAGTTCTCTGCCTTAGCTCACTACAAGCTGGTCTACATCCACCCTTTCGTGGACGGTAACGGGCGCACCTCCCGCCTTCTGATGAACCTCATCCTCATGCAAGCCGGGTACCCGCCCATCACCATCCGCAAGGAGCAGCGGGCAGAGTACTACAACGCCCTGGACATGGCCAACGAAGGGGACGTGCGTCCTTTCATTCGCTTCATCGCCAAGTGCACAGAGATGACCCTCGACACTTTACTCATCGCCACCACTGAGCATTCTGTGGGCCTGCCTGATGCCAGCAACAGCAACGCTTGCATAGACTGCAAGCAAACAATACCGGTCATGAACTGA